One Brassica napus cultivar Da-Ae chromosome C4, Da-Ae, whole genome shotgun sequence genomic region harbors:
- the LOC106390731 gene encoding calmodulin-like protein 9 codes for MADAFTDEQIQEFYEAFCLIDKDSDGFITKEKLTKVMKSMGKSPNEEQLQEMMSHVDIFGNGGITFDDFLYIMAQNTSQEAASDELIEVFRVFDRDGDGVISALELGEGMKDMGMKITVEEAEHMVREADLDGDGVLSFHEFSKMMIAASY; via the exons ATGGCCGATGCTTTCACGGATGAGCAGATCCAAGAGTTCTACGAAGCCTTCTGTCTCATCGACAAAGACTCCGATG GGTTCATCACGAAGGAGAAACTAACGAAGGTGATGAAGTCTATGGGGAAGAGTCCAAACGAGGAACAACTTCAAGAGATGATGAGCCATGTCGACATCTTTGGCAACGGAGGCATCACCTTTGATGATTTCTTGTATATAATGGCTCAAAACACCTCTCag GAAGCGGCATCGGATGAATTAATAGAAGTATTCAGAGTGTTCGACAGAGACGGAGACGGTGTCATATCCGCACTCGAG TTGGGAGAAGGAATGAAAGACATGGGGATGAAGATAACGGTGGAAGAGGCGGAGCATATGGTGCGAGAAGCGGATCTGGACGGCGATGGTGTTCTCTCTTTCCACGAGTTCTCCAAAATGATGATCGCTGCCTCTTATTAG